A DNA window from Gemmatimonadaceae bacterium contains the following coding sequences:
- a CDS encoding M14 family zinc carboxypeptidase translates to MKKSLPCTLALLVAALLPHAAAAQRAIPTPASILGFEPGADRHLPSWKQIVDYFTALDKASPRVSVRTLGRTTLGRPFIVAFISDSATIANLDRYREIQRKLMDPRLQRPGERQQLIDQGKNIILVTSAIHSNESGGFTTPLVLADRLARAADPEARTILANTIIMLVPSQNPDGVDIVGDYYRSTLGTPNEGRDPPDLYAKYVGHDDNRDWYAFTQLETRYTVDSLYTPWDPEIVNDIHQQGSNEGRIFIPPYMDPVEPNIDPILTAATNSLGMSIVQHLVNHGFTGIGSNAAYDQWSPARQYSLYHRGARLLTETASARLATPIDVPFDQLRPARGYDPRTATWNFPVLWPGGHWTYGDIVRYQTAASWALFLEAANNRRTWLEGYAALGDRAIGNLPAWGRDAWPSAIVIPKTQPDTQALKRLIWTLQHGQVEVRESTAPATVDGKTYPTGSYVVLTKQPFGGYAKTLLENQQYPDLFDYPGGPPKRPYDVTAHTLPLIFGVDVAHVTGTAPSTGGVIRNIPEPAYTSPLSGRSTKRIALYRPSASQPIDEGWTQFLFDNYHVPITVITEKDLANGAPNDRFDAIVFPEGVVGGGGRGGRGGGNATADVFPAIDAFVRNGGNVLAFNATSNAMIDGLKLPVKNVLAGVRNNDFYAPGSILSVEVKRDSPVARGFTASIPAIWFENSPAFEITDPSQATAVLTYPASGNPLLSGWLLGGTKLNGKAALVDVKHGKGHVVLYGFRPQYRGQFVSTYPFIWSAISE, encoded by the coding sequence ATGAAAAAGTCGCTTCCTTGCACGCTCGCGCTGCTCGTCGCGGCGCTCCTGCCCCACGCCGCCGCCGCACAACGCGCAATTCCAACACCGGCATCCATCCTTGGTTTCGAGCCCGGTGCCGACCGGCATCTGCCGAGCTGGAAGCAGATCGTCGACTACTTCACGGCACTCGACAAGGCGAGCCCGCGCGTCAGCGTGCGAACGCTCGGCCGGACGACGCTCGGCCGCCCCTTCATCGTCGCGTTCATCTCGGACTCCGCGACGATCGCGAACCTCGATCGCTATCGCGAGATCCAGCGCAAGTTGATGGATCCGCGGCTGCAACGGCCGGGCGAACGACAGCAGCTGATCGATCAGGGCAAGAACATCATTCTCGTCACGTCGGCGATCCACTCGAACGAGTCGGGTGGTTTCACGACTCCGCTGGTGCTCGCCGACCGTCTCGCGCGCGCGGCCGATCCCGAAGCGCGAACGATTCTCGCGAACACGATCATCATGCTCGTGCCGTCGCAAAATCCGGACGGCGTCGACATCGTCGGCGACTACTATCGCTCGACACTCGGCACGCCGAACGAGGGGCGCGATCCGCCGGACCTCTACGCCAAGTACGTCGGCCACGACGACAATCGCGACTGGTACGCGTTCACGCAGCTCGAGACGCGCTACACCGTCGATTCGCTCTACACGCCGTGGGACCCGGAGATCGTCAACGACATCCATCAACAGGGGTCGAATGAGGGCCGCATCTTCATTCCGCCGTACATGGATCCCGTCGAGCCGAACATCGATCCCATTCTCACCGCGGCGACAAACTCGCTCGGCATGTCGATCGTACAGCATCTCGTGAATCACGGGTTCACGGGGATCGGAAGCAATGCGGCGTACGATCAGTGGTCGCCCGCGCGACAATACTCGCTCTACCATCGCGGCGCGCGCCTGCTCACCGAAACCGCGAGCGCGCGCCTCGCGACGCCGATCGACGTGCCGTTCGATCAACTGCGCCCGGCGCGCGGCTACGATCCGCGCACGGCGACGTGGAATTTTCCCGTCCTCTGGCCCGGCGGACATTGGACGTACGGCGACATCGTTCGCTATCAGACCGCCGCAAGCTGGGCACTCTTCCTCGAAGCGGCGAACAATCGCCGTACGTGGCTCGAGGGCTACGCCGCGCTCGGCGATCGCGCGATCGGCAACTTGCCGGCGTGGGGACGCGATGCGTGGCCGTCGGCGATCGTGATTCCGAAAACGCAGCCGGACACGCAAGCGCTCAAGCGTCTCATCTGGACGCTGCAGCACGGACAGGTCGAGGTGCGCGAGTCGACGGCGCCCGCGACGGTCGATGGCAAGACGTATCCGACCGGCAGCTATGTCGTGCTCACGAAGCAGCCCTTCGGCGGCTACGCCAAGACGCTGCTCGAGAATCAGCAATATCCCGATCTATTCGATTATCCCGGTGGTCCGCCGAAGCGTCCGTACGATGTCACGGCGCACACGCTGCCGCTGATTTTCGGGGTCGACGTCGCGCACGTAACGGGAACGGCGCCGAGTACGGGTGGTGTCATCCGGAACATTCCGGAACCGGCGTACACGTCGCCGCTGAGTGGCAGATCGACGAAGCGAATCGCGCTGTATCGTCCGAGCGCATCGCAACCGATCGACGAAGGCTGGACGCAGTTCTTGTTCGACAACTATCATGTCCCGATCACCGTGATCACGGAAAAGGATCTCGCGAACGGCGCGCCGAACGATCGCTTCGATGCGATCGTGTTCCCCGAGGGTGTCGTGGGTGGTGGTGGCCGCGGCGGACGTGGTGGCGGCAACGCGACGGCAGACGTTTTTCCGGCGATCGACGCGTTCGTGCGAAACGGCGGCAACGTCCTCGCGTTCAACGCCACGTCGAACGCGATGATCGACGGCCTCAAGCTGCCGGTGAAGAACGTGCTCGCGGGTGTGCGCAACAACGACTTCTACGCACCCGGATCCATTCTCTCGGTCGAGGTCAAACGCGATTCGCCGGTCGCGCGCGGTTTCACGGCGAGCATCCCGGCGATCTGGTTCGAGAACAGCCCCGCGTTCGAGATCACCGATCCGTCTCAGGCTACCGCGGTGCTGACCTATCCTGCGTCCGGCAATCCGCTGCTCTCGGGATGGCTGCTCGGTGGTACGAAGCTCAACGGAAAAGCGGCGCTGGTCGATGTGAAACATGGGAAGGGGCACGTTGTGCTTTACGGTTTCCGACCCCAATATCGGGGGCAGTTCGTGTCGACGTACCCGTTCATCTGGTCGGCGATTTCCGAGTAG
- a CDS encoding matrixin family metalloprotease yields MVVAAAIAAAGIADCATFGKVGNGTLAGNLEPTVARNRASLTELLSASGGTYIARILADRDSTFERWPDHVSNPLRVWIDSSSALSGPQSGFPAAVREAFGEWDTTGIPLRFMYVARPGDADIRVRWTDHLDRKTGSTTWRTDRYGWLTGSDITLATHISDGHVLDSRGMRAIALHEVGHALGMSHSIDGHDIMAALVRVDGLSQTDRNTIKLLYSYQAGRVAN; encoded by the coding sequence ATGGTAGTCGCAGCCGCGATTGCCGCCGCCGGCATCGCTGATTGCGCCACCTTCGGCAAGGTTGGCAACGGCACGTTGGCGGGAAACCTCGAGCCGACCGTCGCGCGAAATCGCGCGTCACTCACCGAGTTGCTCTCTGCCTCGGGCGGGACGTACATCGCCCGCATTCTCGCCGATCGTGACTCCACCTTCGAGCGTTGGCCCGATCACGTATCGAATCCGTTGCGCGTCTGGATCGATTCGAGCAGCGCGTTGAGCGGACCGCAAAGCGGTTTTCCCGCGGCCGTGCGTGAAGCGTTCGGCGAATGGGATACCACGGGCATTCCGCTGCGATTCATGTACGTGGCCCGCCCGGGCGATGCCGATATTCGCGTGCGCTGGACGGATCATTTGGACCGCAAGACGGGTTCAACAACCTGGCGGACCGATCGCTATGGCTGGTTGACGGGCAGTGACATCACGCTCGCCACACACATCAGCGACGGTCACGTGCTCGACAGCCGCGGTATGCGCGCGATCGCGCTTCACGAAGTCGGTCACGCGCTGGGGATGAGTCATAGCATCGACGGACACGACATCATGGCGGCGCTCGTGCGCGTCGATGGATTGAGTCAGACGGACCGCAACACCATCAAGCTGCTCTACTCGTACCAGGCCGGACGCGTCGCCAACTGA
- the hrpB gene encoding ATP-dependent helicase HrpB, translating into MEPLLPAVTDALATHRSLVLQAPPGAGKTTLVPIALRNAPWLADQSIVMLEPRRLAARGAAFRIAELLGERVGDTVGYRMRGDTRVGPRTRIEVVTEGVLTRRLQRDPTLDGVGILIFDEFHERSLDADLGLALALHTRTLVRDDLRILIMSATLDGVAIARFLGDAPALASEGRTFPVTTLYRPPRPDTRIEAAVTGAVLEALRDESGDMLVFLPGAAEIRRVERALAERDVFGAIVTPLYGMLSQSEQDRAVRPDPGGRRKIVLSTSIAETSLTIEGVRIVVDSGLSRVPRFSPRTGMTRLETTRVSRASADQRRGRAGRLEPGVCYRLWAEHDDHALLASSPPEITNADLAPLALDLASAGVADPSALRWLDPPAPAAFSQAKELLAELEAIDANGHLTAHGREMAELPVHPRVARMLLHARRHGNAATAAHLAALLGERDLYRGVSGAAGAIDADLSFRIAAMNDDHAAMPAGAELDREAVRRARTESARLVRQLDATRAMPSSSESHDTLGVLAALAYPDRVAQRRPGERARYVLRNGRGAELVGGQSLTQARYIVAVELDDRRPESRIFLATQIDESEIRDLFAAQIVADDSIAFDDATGAVVARRRELLGAIALRDVDLPNPDPDAVLTALLDGIARHGIAQLPWSDSAKRMRERLAFVAHHDSSWPDVSDAALERRLAEWLAPSLSGIRRLSDIARVDLGGALFALLDWQQRRALDELAPSHLVVPTGSRIAVDYTDPDSPALAVRLQEVFGLTESPRVLGGRIPVTMHLLSPAQRPVQVTKDLAGFWRTSYFDVRKELRGRYPKHEWPEDPRSASPTKRTKRRPPG; encoded by the coding sequence ATCGAGCCGCTGCTTCCGGCTGTCACCGACGCGCTCGCGACGCATCGGTCGCTGGTCCTCCAGGCGCCACCCGGCGCCGGCAAGACGACGCTCGTGCCGATCGCGCTGCGCAACGCGCCCTGGCTCGCGGATCAGTCCATCGTCATGCTCGAGCCGCGCCGCCTCGCCGCACGCGGCGCCGCGTTTCGAATCGCCGAGCTGCTTGGCGAGCGCGTCGGAGACACGGTGGGCTACCGCATGCGCGGCGATACGCGCGTCGGCCCGCGCACGCGAATCGAAGTCGTCACCGAAGGCGTGCTCACGCGCCGCTTGCAGCGCGACCCGACGCTCGACGGCGTCGGCATCCTGATCTTCGACGAATTCCACGAGCGAAGCCTGGACGCCGACCTAGGGTTAGCGCTCGCGCTGCACACACGGACACTCGTGCGCGACGATTTGAGAATACTCATCATGTCCGCGACGCTCGACGGCGTCGCGATCGCGCGCTTCCTTGGCGATGCACCCGCGTTGGCGAGCGAGGGACGAACCTTTCCCGTGACGACGCTGTACCGGCCGCCACGGCCCGACACGCGCATCGAAGCGGCGGTTACGGGCGCGGTGCTCGAAGCACTTCGCGACGAGAGCGGAGACATGCTGGTGTTCCTCCCCGGCGCGGCCGAAATCCGTCGCGTGGAGCGCGCGCTCGCCGAACGCGACGTGTTCGGCGCGATCGTCACGCCGCTCTACGGCATGCTCTCGCAGAGCGAGCAGGATCGAGCGGTGCGCCCCGACCCCGGCGGGCGCCGCAAGATCGTGTTGTCGACATCGATCGCGGAAACGAGTCTCACGATCGAAGGCGTTCGCATCGTCGTGGATTCCGGTCTCTCGCGCGTTCCACGTTTTTCGCCGCGCACCGGCATGACCCGCCTCGAGACGACGCGCGTCTCGCGCGCGTCCGCCGACCAGCGGCGCGGACGCGCCGGCCGACTGGAACCCGGCGTATGCTATCGATTGTGGGCCGAACACGACGATCACGCGCTGCTCGCGTCGTCGCCGCCGGAAATCACGAACGCCGATCTCGCGCCGCTCGCGCTCGATCTCGCCTCGGCCGGCGTCGCCGATCCTTCCGCCTTGCGTTGGCTCGATCCACCGGCGCCGGCGGCATTCTCGCAAGCGAAGGAGTTGCTCGCCGAGCTCGAGGCGATCGACGCCAACGGCCATCTCACGGCGCACGGTCGTGAAATGGCGGAGCTGCCGGTGCATCCGCGCGTTGCCCGCATGCTGCTTCACGCACGACGGCACGGCAACGCCGCGACCGCGGCGCATCTCGCCGCGCTGCTCGGCGAACGCGACCTGTATCGCGGAGTCAGCGGAGCAGCCGGCGCGATCGACGCCGACTTGTCGTTCCGGATCGCGGCGATGAACGATGATCACGCCGCGATGCCGGCGGGCGCCGAGCTCGATCGTGAGGCGGTGCGCCGCGCGCGAACCGAGTCCGCCCGCTTGGTGAGGCAGCTCGACGCGACGCGCGCCATGCCTTCTTCTTCAGAGTCGCACGACACGCTCGGGGTACTCGCTGCGTTGGCCTACCCCGATCGTGTCGCGCAGCGCCGGCCGGGCGAGCGAGCGCGCTACGTCCTGCGAAACGGCCGTGGGGCAGAGTTGGTCGGTGGACAATCGCTGACGCAGGCGCGCTACATCGTCGCCGTCGAGCTCGACGATCGGCGCCCCGAGAGTCGGATCTTTCTGGCGACACAGATCGATGAATCGGAGATTCGCGATCTGTTCGCCGCGCAGATCGTCGCCGATGATTCGATCGCGTTCGACGACGCGACCGGCGCGGTCGTCGCGCGGCGACGCGAGTTGCTCGGCGCGATTGCGCTGCGCGACGTCGATCTGCCGAACCCCGATCCCGACGCCGTGCTCACCGCGCTGCTCGATGGCATCGCGCGGCACGGTATCGCGCAGCTGCCGTGGTCGGATTCCGCGAAACGTATGCGCGAGCGGCTCGCGTTCGTCGCGCACCACGATTCCTCGTGGCCCGATGTGTCCGACGCCGCGCTCGAGCGCCGGCTGGCCGAGTGGCTCGCACCCTCACTCTCCGGCATTCGGCGCCTCAGCGACATCGCGCGCGTCGACCTCGGCGGCGCCCTGTTCGCGCTGCTCGACTGGCAGCAGCGTCGCGCGCTCGACGAGCTCGCCCCCTCGCACCTCGTCGTACCGACGGGATCGCGCATCGCGGTGGACTACACCGATCCTGACTCACCCGCGCTGGCGGTGCGCCTGCAGGAAGTGTTCGGACTCACCGAATCTCCGCGCGTCCTCGGCGGACGCATTCCGGTCACGATGCACCTGCTCTCCCCGGCGCAGCGGCCGGTGCAGGTGACGAAGGATCTGGCCGGCTTCTGGCGCACGAGCTACTTCGACGTCCGAAAGGAGCTTCGCGGGCGCTATCCCAAGCACGAATGGCCAGAGGATCCACGGTCCGCCTCGCCGACGAAACGAACGAAGCGCCGTCCGCCCGGCTGA
- a CDS encoding serine hydrolase domain-containing protein: MLRRVALAIGAVGLCSAPLTAQSPASQSAMRLESAGPWVDSVFGRFVTARTPGCAVGLTRDGSLALTRTYGLADVDRRVPITPGTRFYVASLSKQFTAMAVVLLAQDGRLSLDDSIQRWVPELPSFGARITVRELLQHTSGLRDYYTLLGVAGWPADGTLTEAQFLDLISHQKTLNFRPGDEFLYSNTGYALLSIIVRRASGRSLRDFADERIFRPLGMTHTEFRDDHTEHIPDAAVGYDASGAKLRVSESNSDVVGDGGVFTTVGDLAKWDANFTSAQVGGTAGVALLQEPGRLNDAAPVQYGFGLALGTLGGLRTVSHSGAYGGFRSEFLRFPDRNVSVITLCNTTAASTSLAEQVALVVLGIVPQKVAVATPDHTGERLTGAWAAGATRTSADSAAETRRKAEQLAEITGQYYSDELGLSVTLVGREGALVMQRPKAEDIRFTPFTADLFANSDQMYLLVVRDDRGEVSGFMLTISRVRDLEFRKEAKAKH; encoded by the coding sequence ATGCTTCGTCGCGTTGCGCTCGCCATTGGGGCCGTTGGGTTGTGCTCCGCGCCGCTGACCGCTCAGAGCCCCGCGTCTCAGAGCGCCATGCGGCTGGAGTCGGCGGGACCGTGGGTCGATTCGGTCTTCGGGCGCTTCGTTACCGCGCGAACACCGGGCTGTGCCGTCGGTCTCACTCGCGATGGCTCGCTCGCGCTGACGCGTACGTACGGGTTGGCGGACGTCGATCGGCGCGTTCCGATCACCCCCGGGACGCGATTCTACGTCGCCTCGCTCTCCAAGCAATTCACCGCGATGGCCGTCGTCCTGCTCGCCCAGGACGGCCGCCTGTCGCTCGACGATTCGATTCAGCGCTGGGTGCCCGAGCTGCCGTCGTTCGGCGCGCGAATCACCGTGCGCGAATTGCTCCAACATACCAGCGGACTGCGCGACTACTACACCCTCCTCGGTGTCGCCGGATGGCCGGCGGACGGGACGCTCACCGAGGCGCAGTTTCTCGATCTCATCTCGCATCAGAAAACTCTCAATTTCCGGCCGGGCGACGAATTCCTGTACAGCAACACCGGGTATGCCCTGCTGTCGATCATCGTTCGGCGCGCGTCGGGACGTTCGCTGCGTGACTTCGCCGACGAGCGCATTTTCCGTCCGCTCGGCATGACGCACACGGAGTTTCGCGACGATCACACCGAGCACATCCCGGATGCCGCCGTCGGCTACGACGCCTCAGGAGCCAAGCTTCGTGTGAGCGAGTCGAATTCCGACGTCGTCGGCGACGGCGGCGTGTTCACGACGGTGGGCGACCTGGCGAAGTGGGACGCGAATTTCACGTCCGCGCAGGTCGGCGGCACTGCCGGCGTCGCGTTGCTTCAGGAGCCTGGCCGCCTCAATGACGCCGCGCCGGTGCAATACGGTTTCGGCCTCGCCCTCGGAACACTCGGTGGTTTGCGCACGGTCTCGCACAGCGGCGCATACGGCGGGTTTCGCAGCGAATTCCTGCGCTTTCCCGATCGCAACGTCTCGGTGATCACGCTCTGCAATACGACTGCGGCATCGACGTCGCTCGCCGAGCAGGTGGCGCTCGTGGTGCTCGGTATCGTGCCGCAAAAGGTTGCCGTGGCGACTCCGGATCACACCGGTGAGCGGCTGACCGGCGCATGGGCGGCCGGTGCCACGCGCACCTCGGCGGATTCGGCCGCGGAAACGCGGCGCAAGGCGGAGCAGCTCGCCGAAATCACGGGGCAATACTACAGTGACGAGCTTGGACTTTCGGTGACACTGGTCGGCCGCGAGGGCGCGCTCGTGATGCAGCGGCCAAAAGCGGAAGACATTCGGTTCACGCCGTTCACCGCCGATTTATTCGCAAATAGTGACCAAATGTATCTGCTCGTCGTGCGCGATGACCGCGGCGAGGTCTCGGGCTTCATGCTGACGATCTCGCGCGTGCGCGACCTGGAATTCCGCAAGGAAGCCAAGGCGAAGCATTAG
- a CDS encoding PRC-barrel domain-containing protein — translation MEHNDRDGRDAAGIGPYARERERLTPLSTLDSWRVSEGEPDIRGWEIRTVSGRQLGSVADLLIDREAGEVVMIDVDLPGTDRHTFVPLRVVHLDRATRVVLMDSADLPDSDLARSDRAIGSGSPDSTGTVGYRRADREVVADRALLADSAPLPERLDASDATAGDPAAERRRGDRRRIDRLSTDL, via the coding sequence ATGGAACACAACGACCGAGATGGCCGCGATGCCGCCGGCATTGGCCCGTACGCACGCGAACGCGAACGCCTTACGCCCCTCAGCACGCTGGACTCCTGGCGCGTCTCCGAAGGTGAGCCGGACATTCGCGGCTGGGAGATTCGCACCGTCAGCGGACGGCAGCTTGGCTCCGTCGCCGATTTGCTCATAGACCGCGAGGCCGGCGAAGTCGTGATGATCGACGTCGATCTCCCGGGCACCGATCGCCACACGTTCGTTCCACTTCGCGTCGTGCACCTCGACCGGGCGACGCGAGTCGTGCTGATGGATTCCGCCGACCTGCCGGACTCGGATCTCGCGCGCTCCGACCGCGCAATCGGGAGTGGGTCGCCGGATTCGACTGGTACGGTGGGCTATCGCCGGGCAGACCGCGAGGTCGTTGCCGATCGCGCGCTGCTGGCCGACTCGGCGCCGCTACCTGAGCGACTCGACGCGAGCGATGCAACCGCCGGCGATCCGGCTGCCGAGCGGCGCCGCGGCGACCGGCGCCGCATCGATCGACTGAGCACGGATCTGTAG